A window of the Vigna angularis cultivar LongXiaoDou No.4 chromosome 3, ASM1680809v1, whole genome shotgun sequence genome harbors these coding sequences:
- the LOC108324579 gene encoding uncharacterized protein LOC108324579, translating to MEQDPKAFMQEMRRRMEAMQAEIETLRGERDAARGAQANRQSSTRAPTPPIVEMPETKPDSEEDTDPTNDIHYHGKDQSEAGSHRTANRSAPAGRARALHPFTAAVMEEQIPERAFPVLEKYDGSGDPEEHLRSFVDAMTIYSPSENVWCRVFSLSIKGEALAWFHSLRPRTISNFATLRDMFERQFSAGRARNLTYLELTNIKQEKGESLRDFMDRFNRTARKVRGVGKKFTISTLATALRPSPFADNLFAEPPLTLDELQKRVARFIRIEEMKAVQRRQQEQSSNSGQEKKEGKKPFIPGERPKGQKYRDGPKGARFEKYTPLNMARARVLEEALNADLIRVKPSRSSSKADETKHCTYHLNIGHNTEDCTVLKDKVEELIRAGHLRKFVKEERRARSPPRRARTERSDRRDDRRPDRRRSRSRSHDRSLRGTINTISGGFVGGSSASARK from the coding sequence ATGGAGCAAGACCCGAAAGCGTTTATGCAAGAGATGAGAAGAAGGATGGAGGCAATGCAGGCAGAGATTGAAACCCTTAGGGGCGAGCGTGATGCGGCTAGAGGGGCGCAAGCTAACCGCCAATCTTCCACACGCGCCCCAACACCGCCTATCGTAGAAATGCCGGAAACGAAACCGGACTCGGAAGAAGACACAGATCCTACCAATGACATTCATTATCACGGGAAGGATCAAAGTGAGGCTGGCTCGCATCGGACTGCAAACCGTTCGGCCCCAGCCGGCCGAGCGAGAGCTCTGCATCCGTTCACAGCGGCAGTCATGGAGGAACAGATTCCGGAGAGGGCATTCCCGGTCCTGGAGAAGTATGATGGGTCAGGTGATCCGGAGGAACATTTGAGATCCTTCGTCGACGCCATGACCATCTACTCCCCCAGTGAAAATGTGTGGTGCAGAGTTTTTTCCTTGTCAATAAAGGGAGAAGCATTAGCATGGTTCCATTCTTTGAGACCTCGAACCATCAGTAACTTCGCTACCTTGAGGGACATGTTCGAACGACAGTTCTCTGCGGGTAGAGCTCGAAATTTGACATATTTGGAGTTGACGAATATAAAGCAAGAGAAGGGAGAAAGTCTTAGAGATTTCATGGACCGATTTAATAGGACCGCTCGGAAAGTAAGGGGAGTAGGCAAGAAGTTTACCATTAGCACTCTGGCCACCGCGTTGAGGCCTTCCCCTTTCGCTGATAATTTGTTTGCGGAACCCCCATTAACCTTGGATGAGTTGCAAAAGAGAGTCGCTCGGTTCATCAGAATAGAAGAGATGAAGGCGGTTCAGAGGCGACAACAGGAGCAGAGCTCAAATTCAGGGCAGGAGAAGAAGGAAGGCAAAAAACCGTTCATACCCGGCGAACGGCCAAAGGGCCAGAAGTACAGAGATGGCCCGAAAGGAGCTAGATTCGAGAAGTACACCCCATTAAATATGGCAAGGGCTAGAGTTTTGGAAGAAGCCCTGAATGCAGATCTTATTCGTGTAAAACCTTCTCGGTCATCATCCAAAGCGGACGAGACTAAACATTGTACCTATCATCTAAACATAGGGCATAACACTGAAGATTGCACGGTGTTGAAGGATAAGGTTGAGGAGCTCATCCGAGCGGGTCATTTGAGAAAGTTTGTTAAGGAGGAACGGAGGGCGAGAAGTCCACCAAGGAGGGCCAGGACGGAGCGAAGTGATAGAAGGGATGATAGACGCCCAGATCGTAGGCGGAGTAGAAGTCGCAGCCATGACCGATCGTTGCGTGGCACGATAAACACTATCTCTGGAGGTTTTGTTGGAGGGTCATCGGCGTCAGCAAGGAAGTGA